The Burkholderia cepacia genome includes a region encoding these proteins:
- a CDS encoding aminotransferase class IV family protein, producing MTAAPFPSVVQLNGGAAAPDALAPLAFAGHAHFTAMQVRDGRVRGLDLHLARLRDASNALFGQALPDDRIRALLRAALDRAPSALSLTATVHATTGEFVAPRDDEALDVLVRTAAPSSGPAGPLDLALFDHERVLPEIKHVGEVAKTYFLRRAIAQGFDDAAFVDRHGRISEGSIWNLAFWDGDAVVWPVAGMLGGVTMRIVRRQLARLGVAQHDRELTPADLPSMAGAVVMNSWTPGVAVRRFGTATLPDASSFVALLHRAYEQEPLVAL from the coding sequence ATGACCGCTGCCCCGTTCCCGTCCGTCGTTCAGCTCAACGGCGGTGCCGCCGCCCCGGACGCGCTCGCGCCGCTCGCATTCGCGGGCCACGCGCATTTCACCGCGATGCAGGTGCGCGACGGCCGCGTACGTGGCCTCGACCTGCATCTCGCGCGGCTGCGCGATGCGTCGAACGCACTGTTCGGCCAGGCGCTGCCCGACGACCGGATTCGCGCGCTCCTGCGCGCTGCGCTCGATCGCGCGCCGTCGGCGCTGTCGCTGACGGCGACCGTGCATGCGACGACGGGTGAATTCGTCGCGCCGCGCGACGACGAGGCGCTCGACGTGCTGGTGCGCACCGCCGCGCCGTCGTCGGGGCCGGCGGGCCCGCTCGATCTCGCGTTGTTCGACCACGAGCGCGTGCTGCCGGAGATCAAGCACGTCGGCGAAGTCGCCAAGACGTACTTCCTGCGCCGCGCGATCGCGCAGGGTTTCGACGATGCGGCATTCGTCGATCGCCACGGGCGCATCAGCGAAGGCTCGATCTGGAATCTGGCGTTCTGGGACGGCGACGCGGTCGTGTGGCCGGTGGCCGGCATGCTCGGCGGCGTCACGATGCGCATCGTGCGCCGGCAGCTGGCGCGCCTGGGCGTCGCGCAGCACGATCGCGAACTGACGCCGGCCGACCTGCCGTCGATGGCCGGCGCCGTCGTGATGAACTCGTGGACGCCCGGCGTCGCCGTGCGACGGTTCGGCACGGCGACGCTGCCGGACGCGTCGTCGTTCGTCGCCCTGCTGCATCGCGCGTACGAGCAGGAGCCGCTCGTCGCCCTGTGA
- the puuE gene encoding allantoinase PuuE produces the protein MSLDPNYPRDLIGYGRHPVQANWPGRARVAVQFVLNYEEGGENCVLHGDPGSEQFLSEIVGAAAYPDRHMSMESIYEYGSRAGVWRILREFEKRGMPLTVFGVGMAIERHPELARAFVELGHEIACHGWRWIHYQSMTPELEAEHMRLGMEAIERVTGERPLGWYTGRDSPNTHRLVAEYGGFLYDSDNYGDDLPFWMDVEVSGGRTSPQLIVPYTLDTNDMRFATPQGFNTGDHFFDYLRDAFDVLYAEGDEAPKMLSIGMHCRLLGRPGRFRGLQRFLDHIEKHDRVWVTRRVDIARHWREHHPYQPNHRNEGKA, from the coding sequence ATGTCACTCGATCCCAACTATCCTCGCGACCTGATCGGCTACGGCCGCCATCCCGTGCAGGCGAACTGGCCGGGGCGCGCCCGCGTCGCCGTGCAATTCGTGCTGAACTACGAGGAGGGCGGCGAGAACTGCGTGCTGCACGGCGATCCGGGCTCCGAGCAGTTCCTGTCCGAAATCGTCGGCGCGGCCGCGTATCCCGACCGCCACATGAGCATGGAGTCGATCTACGAATACGGTTCGCGGGCCGGCGTATGGCGCATCCTGCGCGAATTCGAGAAGCGCGGGATGCCGCTGACGGTGTTCGGTGTCGGCATGGCGATCGAACGCCACCCGGAGCTCGCGCGCGCGTTCGTCGAGCTGGGCCATGAAATCGCGTGCCACGGCTGGCGCTGGATCCACTACCAGAGCATGACGCCGGAACTCGAGGCCGAGCACATGCGCCTCGGGATGGAAGCGATCGAGCGCGTGACGGGCGAGCGCCCGCTCGGCTGGTACACCGGCCGCGACAGCCCCAATACGCACCGTCTCGTCGCGGAATACGGCGGTTTCCTGTACGACTCCGACAACTACGGCGACGACCTGCCGTTCTGGATGGACGTCGAAGTGTCGGGCGGCAGGACGTCGCCGCAGCTGATCGTGCCGTACACGCTCGATACCAACGACATGCGCTTCGCGACGCCGCAGGGTTTCAACACCGGCGATCACTTCTTCGACTACCTGCGCGACGCGTTCGACGTGCTGTACGCGGAGGGCGACGAAGCGCCGAAGATGCTGTCGATCGGCATGCACTGCCGGCTGCTCGGCCGGCCGGGCCGCTTCCGCGGGCTGCAGCGTTTCCTCGATCACATCGAAAAACACGATCGCGTATGGGTGACGCGACGTGTCGACATCGCGCGCCACTGGCGTGAACATCATCCGTATCAGCCCAATCATCGAAACGAAGGGAAAGCATGA
- a CDS encoding LysR substrate-binding domain-containing protein, producing the protein MERMWPGTRALRTFDAAARHLNFSRAADEVGLTPAAVSHQIKEIEAQLGMELFVRTSRSIRLTQAGTVLAAAAADALAGLRHATARARRIAREQAELRVSVGARFATHWLLPRLPRFRAAHPAFELTFDITDRLRDFDDDDVDVAIRFGTGRYRDACTQRLFGTSVVAIGSPALLSAAPLRKPRDLLRHTLCHADCEVDGVTWPRWSAWMAAAGIDGFDDSRCVSFPDSSHVVQAVTDGTAVGLAEPHMIARDLAQGRVVRLFDVNVEVAPGLAYHVVYPERMQDDPRIIALRGWLADEVATMCA; encoded by the coding sequence ATGGAACGCATGTGGCCCGGTACGCGCGCGCTGAGGACGTTCGATGCGGCGGCGCGGCACCTGAATTTCTCGCGGGCGGCCGACGAGGTCGGGCTGACGCCGGCGGCGGTCAGTCATCAGATCAAGGAAATCGAGGCGCAGCTCGGCATGGAATTGTTCGTCCGTACGAGCCGCAGCATCCGGCTGACGCAGGCCGGCACGGTGCTGGCTGCGGCCGCGGCGGATGCGCTGGCGGGCCTCCGGCACGCGACCGCACGGGCGCGGCGCATCGCGCGCGAGCAGGCGGAACTGCGCGTGTCGGTCGGCGCGCGTTTCGCGACGCACTGGCTGCTGCCGCGCCTGCCGCGTTTCAGGGCCGCGCATCCGGCGTTCGAGCTGACGTTCGACATCACCGACCGGTTGCGCGATTTCGACGATGACGACGTGGATGTCGCAATCCGCTTCGGCACCGGGCGTTATCGCGACGCGTGTACGCAGCGCCTGTTCGGCACGTCGGTCGTCGCGATCGGCAGCCCGGCACTGCTGTCGGCCGCGCCGTTACGCAAGCCGCGCGACCTGCTGCGCCACACCCTTTGCCACGCCGACTGCGAAGTCGACGGCGTGACCTGGCCGCGCTGGTCGGCGTGGATGGCCGCGGCCGGCATCGACGGTTTCGACGACAGCCGGTGCGTGTCGTTTCCGGATTCGAGCCACGTCGTTCAGGCCGTGACGGACGGCACGGCGGTCGGTCTTGCGGAACCGCACATGATCGCGCGCGATCTCGCGCAAGGGCGCGTCGTGCGACTGTTCGACGTGAACGTGGAGGTGGCGCCGGGGCTCGCGTATCACGTCGTGTATCCGGAACGCATGCAGGACGATCCGCGCATCATCGCGTTGCGCGGCTGGCTCGCGGACGAAGTCGCGACGATGTGCGCGTAG
- a CDS encoding urate hydroxylase PuuD: protein MEGFITDWLNLALRWLHVIVAIAWIGESFYFVALDNSLKPPTDPNQRKRGVFGELWHVHGGGFYNMQKYTVAPPEMPDDLHWSKWPSYTTWLSGFSLFFVLYLLAPNTYLIDKSVLDMGPVVAVASALGFLAAGWIVYDSLCRILGTNDRVLGICVGIYVVAAAYLACHIFAGRAAYLIVGAMLATIMSANVFFVIIPGQRKMVDKMLKGEEPNPIYGKRGKQRSVHNTYFTLPVVFAMLSNHYAMTYTNKFNWVVLVLIMLAGALIRQFFVMRHRGKQLWYLPIGGVALLSGALVWTMPKPVAPEAQAANAPKIVINDIMPILQQRCVECHSSKPTLMGSAPAGVMFDTPDEVSKNAQRIYEQAVRLKAMPIGNVTHMTDDERTKLAAWFEGGANK from the coding sequence ATGGAAGGCTTCATCACCGACTGGCTGAACCTCGCACTGCGATGGCTGCACGTCATCGTCGCCATTGCGTGGATCGGCGAGTCGTTCTATTTCGTCGCGCTCGACAACAGCCTGAAACCGCCGACCGACCCGAACCAGCGCAAGCGCGGTGTGTTCGGCGAGCTGTGGCATGTCCACGGCGGCGGTTTCTACAACATGCAGAAGTACACGGTCGCCCCGCCGGAAATGCCGGATGACCTGCACTGGTCGAAGTGGCCGTCGTACACGACCTGGCTGTCGGGCTTCTCGCTGTTCTTCGTGCTGTACCTGCTCGCACCGAACACCTACCTGATCGACAAGAGCGTGCTCGACATGGGCCCGGTGGTCGCCGTCGCGTCCGCACTCGGCTTCCTCGCGGCCGGCTGGATCGTCTACGACTCGCTGTGCCGCATCCTCGGCACCAACGATCGCGTGCTCGGCATCTGCGTCGGCATCTACGTGGTCGCTGCCGCCTACCTCGCGTGCCATATCTTCGCGGGCCGTGCCGCCTACCTGATCGTCGGCGCGATGCTCGCGACGATCATGTCGGCGAACGTGTTCTTCGTGATCATCCCCGGCCAGCGCAAGATGGTCGACAAGATGCTCAAGGGCGAAGAGCCGAACCCGATCTACGGCAAGCGCGGCAAGCAGCGCTCGGTGCACAACACGTACTTCACGCTGCCGGTCGTGTTCGCGATGCTGTCGAACCACTACGCGATGACCTACACGAACAAGTTCAACTGGGTCGTGCTCGTGCTGATCATGCTGGCCGGCGCGCTGATCCGCCAGTTCTTCGTGATGCGTCACCGCGGCAAGCAGCTGTGGTACCTGCCGATCGGCGGCGTCGCACTGCTGTCGGGCGCGCTGGTCTGGACGATGCCGAAGCCGGTCGCGCCGGAGGCACAAGCGGCCAACGCACCGAAGATCGTGATCAACGACATCATGCCGATCCTGCAGCAGCGCTGTGTCGAGTGCCACTCGTCGAAGCCGACGCTGATGGGCAGCGCGCCCGCGGGCGTGATGTTCGACACGCCGGACGAAGTGTCGAAGAATGCGCAACGTATCTACGAGCAGGCCGTGCGCCTGAAGGCGATGCCGATCGGCAACGTCACGCACATGACCGACGACGAGCGCACCAAGCTCGCCGCCTGGTTCGAGGGTGGCGCGAACAAGTAA
- the alc gene encoding allantoicase, with translation MAVPLLDPNAPEFTRRYVNLADPRLGAQALEASDDFFAPKDRMLNPEPAVFIPGKYDDHGKWMDGWETRRKRTTGYDWCIVKLARPGVIKGFDIDTSHFTGNFPPAASIEAAFVADGAPTHATEWVEIVPSTTLQGNSHHYVEASDARAFTHLRVNIYPDGGIARLRVYGQPQLDWAGASATEQFDLAAMENGGYVVAANNQHFGVASNLLLPGRGVNMGDGWETRRRREPGNDWAIIALAQPGVIRKIEVDTAFFKGNYPDRCSIQAAYVSGGTDSSLITQSMFWPVLLGEQKLQMDKQHYFEQDIASLGPVTHVRLNIIPDGGVSRLRLWGTLDK, from the coding sequence ATGGCTGTTCCGCTTCTCGATCCCAACGCACCCGAGTTCACGCGGCGCTACGTGAATCTTGCCGACCCGCGCCTCGGTGCGCAGGCGCTCGAAGCCAGCGACGATTTCTTCGCGCCGAAGGACCGGATGCTGAACCCCGAGCCGGCCGTCTTCATCCCCGGCAAGTACGACGACCACGGCAAGTGGATGGACGGCTGGGAAACGCGCCGCAAGCGCACCACGGGCTACGACTGGTGCATCGTCAAGCTCGCGCGCCCGGGTGTGATCAAGGGCTTCGACATCGACACGAGCCACTTCACCGGCAACTTCCCGCCGGCCGCGTCGATCGAGGCCGCGTTCGTGGCCGACGGCGCGCCGACGCATGCGACCGAGTGGGTCGAGATCGTGCCGTCGACGACGCTGCAGGGCAACAGCCATCACTATGTCGAAGCAAGCGACGCACGTGCGTTCACGCACCTGCGCGTGAACATCTACCCGGACGGCGGCATCGCACGCCTGCGCGTATACGGCCAGCCGCAGCTCGACTGGGCCGGCGCGAGCGCGACCGAGCAGTTCGATCTCGCGGCGATGGAAAACGGCGGTTACGTGGTGGCCGCGAACAACCAGCACTTCGGCGTCGCGTCGAACCTGCTGCTGCCGGGCCGCGGCGTGAACATGGGCGACGGCTGGGAAACCCGCCGGCGCCGCGAGCCGGGCAACGACTGGGCGATCATCGCGCTCGCGCAGCCGGGCGTGATCCGCAAGATCGAAGTCGACACCGCGTTCTTCAAGGGCAACTATCCGGACCGCTGCTCGATCCAGGCCGCGTACGTGTCGGGCGGCACGGACAGCTCGCTGATCACGCAGTCGATGTTCTGGCCGGTGCTGCTCGGCGAACAGAAGCTGCAGATGGACAAGCAGCACTACTTCGAACAGGACATCGCGTCGCTCGGCCCCGTCACGCACGTGCGACTGAACATCATTCCGGACGGCGGCGTGTCGCGCCTGCGTCTGTGGGGGACGCTCGACAAATGA
- a CDS encoding 8-oxoguanine deaminase, with amino-acid sequence MNLEQHAGARAPNPSSSRPKTLLVKHADVLVTMDDTRRELRDAGLYIEDNRIVAVGPSAELPDTADEVLDLRGHLVIPGLVNTHHHMYQSLTRAVPAAQNAELFGWLTNLYRIWAHLTPEMIEVSTLTAMAELLQSGCTTSSDHLYIYPNGSRLDDSIGAAQRIGMRFHASRGAMSVGQRDGGLPPDSVVEREPEILRDTQRLIETYHDEGRYAMLRVVVAPCSPFSVSRELMRDAAVLAREYGVSLHTHLAENVNDIAYSREKFGMTPAEYAEDLGWVGHDVWHAHCVQLDDAGIGLFARTGTGVAHCPCSNMRLASGIAPVKKMRLAGVPVGLGVDGSASNDGAQMVAEVRQALLLQRVGFGPDAMTAREALEIATLGGAKVLNRDDIGALKPGMAADFAAFDLRQPLFAGALHDPVAALVFCAPSQTAYTVVNGKVVVREGRLATLDLPPVIARHNALAQALVEASR; translated from the coding sequence ATGAACCTCGAGCAGCACGCTGGCGCACGCGCGCCGAACCCTTCCTCATCCCGCCCGAAAACCCTGCTGGTCAAGCACGCCGACGTGCTCGTGACCATGGACGACACGCGCCGCGAGCTGCGCGACGCCGGGCTCTACATCGAAGACAACCGGATCGTCGCGGTCGGCCCGAGCGCCGAGCTGCCCGACACGGCCGACGAAGTGCTCGATCTGCGCGGTCACCTCGTGATCCCGGGGCTCGTGAACACGCACCACCACATGTACCAGAGCCTCACGCGCGCGGTGCCGGCCGCGCAGAATGCCGAACTGTTCGGCTGGCTCACGAACCTGTACCGGATCTGGGCGCACCTGACGCCGGAGATGATCGAGGTGTCGACGCTCACCGCGATGGCCGAGTTGCTGCAGTCGGGCTGCACGACGTCGAGCGACCATCTTTACATCTACCCGAACGGCAGCCGCCTCGACGACAGCATCGGCGCCGCGCAGCGGATCGGCATGCGCTTTCACGCGAGCCGCGGGGCGATGAGCGTCGGCCAGCGCGACGGCGGGCTGCCGCCGGATTCGGTCGTCGAGCGCGAGCCCGAGATCCTGCGCGACACGCAGCGCCTGATCGAGACCTATCACGACGAAGGCCGCTACGCGATGCTGCGCGTGGTCGTCGCGCCGTGCTCGCCGTTTTCGGTGAGCCGCGAGCTGATGCGCGACGCGGCCGTGCTGGCGCGCGAATACGGCGTGTCGCTGCACACGCACCTTGCGGAGAACGTCAACGACATCGCGTACAGCCGCGAGAAGTTCGGGATGACGCCGGCCGAATATGCGGAAGATCTCGGCTGGGTCGGCCACGACGTATGGCATGCGCACTGCGTGCAGCTCGACGATGCGGGTATCGGCCTGTTCGCGCGCACCGGCACGGGCGTCGCGCACTGTCCGTGCTCGAACATGCGGCTCGCGTCGGGCATCGCGCCGGTGAAGAAGATGCGGCTCGCGGGCGTGCCGGTTGGCCTCGGCGTCGACGGTTCCGCGTCGAACGACGGCGCGCAGATGGTCGCGGAAGTGCGGCAGGCGCTGCTGCTGCAGCGGGTCGGCTTCGGGCCGGATGCGATGACCGCGCGCGAAGCGCTCGAGATCGCGACGCTCGGCGGCGCGAAAGTGCTGAACCGCGACGACATCGGCGCGCTGAAGCCCGGCATGGCCGCCGACTTCGCCGCATTCGACCTGCGCCAGCCGCTGTTCGCGGGCGCGCTGCACGATCCGGTCGCGGCCCTCGTGTTCTGCGCGCCGTCGCAGACGGCGTACACGGTGGTGAACGGGAAGGTGGTGGTGCGGGAGGGGCGGCTGGCGACGCTCGACCTGCCGCCAGTCATCGCGCGGCACAACGCGCTGGCGCAGGCCCTCGTGGAGGCGTCGCGCTGA
- a CDS encoding ureidoglycolate lyase, with translation MKTLVIEPLTREAFAPFGDVIETEGAKQIPINLGTTIRFHDLAKVDVTDEGGRTLVNLFRGQPRTLPFEVKMLERHPLGSQAFVPLNDQPYLVVVAPAGDLDPAKIRAFVTSGWQGVNYAKGVWHHPLIALGGVSDFIVVDRGGDGLNLNEQDLQESLWLTDEALHALTA, from the coding sequence ATGAAGACGCTTGTCATCGAGCCGCTGACCAGGGAAGCGTTCGCGCCGTTCGGCGACGTGATCGAAACGGAAGGGGCAAAGCAGATCCCGATCAACCTCGGCACGACGATCCGCTTCCATGATCTCGCGAAAGTCGACGTGACCGATGAAGGCGGCCGCACGCTCGTCAACCTGTTCCGCGGCCAGCCGCGCACGCTGCCGTTCGAAGTGAAGATGCTGGAGCGGCACCCGCTCGGCAGCCAGGCGTTCGTGCCGCTGAACGACCAGCCGTATCTCGTCGTCGTCGCGCCGGCGGGCGATCTCGATCCGGCGAAGATCCGCGCGTTCGTGACGAGCGGGTGGCAGGGCGTCAACTACGCGAAGGGCGTGTGGCATCACCCGCTGATCGCGCTCGGCGGCGTCAGCGACTTCATCGTCGTCGATCGCGGCGGCGACGGCCTGAACCTGAACGAGCAGGACCTGCAGGAATCGCTGTGGCTCACCGACGAGGCGCTGCACGCGCTGACGGCCTGA
- a CDS encoding aspartate/glutamate racemase family protein, whose amino-acid sequence MKIRLINPNTTQRMTDAMGRCAREVAAAGTEIVAVSPSMGPPSIEGYYDEALATPGLLAEVAQGERDGCDAYVIACFGDPGLYAARELARGPVIGIAEAAMHAASVVAPGFSVVTTLARTCGMAWHLAERYGMKRFCRNVRATDVAVLELDRPGSAARRIIVDECRRALDEDGADAIVLGCAGMAEFAHEIEQQIGAPVVEGVTAAVKWAEALVALRLATAKRGDYARPLPKRYDGAFARFSPPGGDEAEPVPNLPQPHIHTV is encoded by the coding sequence ATGAAGATCCGGCTGATCAATCCGAATACGACGCAGCGGATGACCGACGCGATGGGCCGCTGCGCGCGCGAGGTCGCGGCCGCGGGCACGGAGATCGTGGCCGTGAGCCCGTCGATGGGGCCGCCGTCGATCGAAGGGTATTACGACGAGGCGCTCGCGACGCCGGGGCTGCTTGCCGAGGTCGCGCAGGGCGAGCGCGACGGCTGCGACGCATACGTGATCGCGTGCTTCGGCGATCCGGGCCTGTACGCGGCGCGCGAGCTCGCGCGCGGGCCGGTGATCGGCATTGCCGAGGCCGCGATGCATGCGGCGAGCGTGGTCGCGCCGGGCTTCTCGGTCGTCACGACGCTCGCGCGCACCTGCGGGATGGCATGGCACCTCGCGGAGCGCTACGGAATGAAGCGGTTCTGCCGCAACGTGCGTGCGACCGATGTCGCCGTGCTCGAGCTCGACCGGCCGGGCTCGGCCGCGCGCCGGATCATCGTCGACGAATGCCGGCGCGCGCTCGACGAGGACGGCGCCGACGCGATCGTGCTCGGCTGCGCGGGGATGGCCGAGTTCGCGCACGAGATCGAGCAGCAGATCGGCGCGCCGGTGGTCGAGGGTGTCACGGCGGCCGTCAAGTGGGCCGAGGCGCTCGTCGCGCTGCGTCTCGCGACGGCGAAGCGCGGCGATTACGCGCGGCCGCTGCCCAAGCGCTACGACGGCGCGTTCGCCCGTTTCAGCCCGCCGGGCGGGGACGAGGCCGAACCGGTCCCGAATTTGCCGCAACCGCACATACACACCGTCTGA
- a CDS encoding ACT domain-containing protein, producing MSQPENDLAILLSTMQPELHPGAFAFVSLPADADVSLSEVIATFREAEGLTVVVDEETAARRGWPMLFRSAWITLTVHSDLAAVGLTAAFARALGAAGISCNVMAAAYHDHIFVPFDDGPRALDALAALQRDAMRG from the coding sequence ATGAGCCAACCTGAAAACGACCTCGCGATCCTGCTGAGCACGATGCAGCCCGAACTGCATCCGGGTGCGTTCGCGTTCGTGTCGCTGCCGGCCGATGCGGACGTATCGTTATCCGAAGTCATTGCGACGTTCCGCGAAGCGGAAGGGCTGACGGTCGTGGTCGACGAGGAAACGGCTGCACGTCGCGGCTGGCCGATGCTGTTCCGCTCGGCCTGGATCACGCTGACCGTGCATTCCGACCTGGCGGCCGTCGGCCTCACGGCGGCGTTCGCGCGGGCACTCGGCGCGGCCGGCATCAGCTGCAACGTGATGGCGGCCGCGTACCACGATCACATCTTCGTGCCGTTCGACGACGGCCCGCGCGCACTCGATGCGCTCGCCGCGCTCCAGCGCGACGCGATGCGCGGCTGA
- the uraH gene encoding hydroxyisourate hydrolase produces MGKLTTHVLDTAHGRPGAAIKVDLYALDGESRRAIKTVLTNSDGRCDEPLLEGAALAAGEYELVFHAGDYFASLGVKVPEPRFVDRVVLRFGIADTASHYHVPLLVSPWSYSTYRGS; encoded by the coding sequence ATGGGAAAGCTCACTACCCACGTACTCGATACGGCACACGGTCGTCCCGGCGCTGCCATCAAGGTGGACCTCTACGCGCTGGACGGCGAATCGCGCCGCGCGATCAAGACCGTGCTGACCAATAGCGACGGCCGTTGCGACGAACCCCTGCTCGAAGGCGCCGCGCTCGCCGCCGGCGAATACGAACTCGTGTTCCACGCCGGCGACTACTTCGCGTCGCTCGGCGTGAAGGTGCCCGAACCCCGTTTCGTCGACCGCGTCGTGCTGCGCTTCGGCATCGCCGACACCGCTTCGCACTACCACGTGCCGCTGCTCGTGTCGCCGTGGTCGTACAGCACCTATCGCGGCAGCTGA
- a CDS encoding NCS1 family nucleobase:cation symporter-1: protein MAQFSVAHDSAYPADEGGEGSGPPLPGGFSERLYNEDLAPLKNQTWGSYNIFAFWMSDVHSVGGYVFAGSLFALGLTSWQVLIALIVGIGLVNVLCNLIARPSQQIGVPYPVACRATFGVLGANVPAVIRGLIAIAWYGIQTYLASSALVIVVLKFFPQWLPYADVHRYGFLGLSAVGWAGFMLLWVLQAFVFWNGMETIKKFIDFAGPAVYVVMFVLAGYMVWRAGWRNIGINLGGVKYHGAEVIPVMITAVSLVVSYFSGPMLNFGDFSRYCRSFGEVKRGNFWGLPVNFLAFSLVTVITTAATLPVFGELITDPVETVGRIDHPTAVILGALTFTIATIGINIVANFVSPAFDFSNVAPRLISWRAGGMLAAVASIFITPWNLFNNPAVIHYTLDVLGAFIGPLYGVLIADFYLVKRGRLVRDDLYTMSESGTYWYTGGVNRRALAALLPAAVIAIVCVMVPGWQGVANFSWFIGAGLGFVFYRLLVNPKA, encoded by the coding sequence ATGGCTCAGTTCAGTGTGGCGCACGACAGCGCCTATCCGGCGGATGAAGGCGGCGAGGGGAGCGGCCCGCCATTGCCGGGCGGTTTCAGCGAACGTCTGTACAACGAAGATTTGGCACCCCTGAAAAATCAGACATGGGGTTCATACAATATCTTCGCGTTCTGGATGTCGGATGTGCACAGTGTGGGCGGCTACGTGTTCGCGGGCAGCCTGTTCGCGCTCGGGCTGACGAGCTGGCAGGTGCTGATCGCGCTGATCGTCGGGATCGGCCTCGTGAACGTGCTGTGCAACCTGATCGCACGGCCGAGCCAGCAGATCGGCGTGCCGTATCCGGTTGCGTGCCGCGCGACGTTCGGCGTGCTCGGCGCGAACGTGCCGGCCGTGATCCGCGGGCTGATCGCGATCGCGTGGTACGGCATCCAGACCTATCTCGCGTCGAGCGCGCTCGTGATCGTCGTGCTGAAATTCTTCCCGCAATGGCTGCCTTACGCGGACGTGCATCGCTACGGCTTCCTCGGGCTGTCGGCGGTCGGCTGGGCCGGCTTCATGCTGCTGTGGGTGCTCCAGGCGTTCGTGTTCTGGAACGGGATGGAGACGATCAAGAAGTTCATCGACTTCGCGGGGCCGGCCGTCTACGTCGTGATGTTCGTCCTCGCCGGCTACATGGTGTGGCGCGCGGGCTGGCGCAACATCGGCATCAACCTCGGCGGCGTCAAGTATCACGGCGCGGAAGTGATTCCGGTGATGATCACGGCCGTGTCGCTGGTCGTGTCGTACTTCTCCGGGCCGATGCTGAACTTCGGCGATTTCTCGCGCTACTGCCGCTCGTTCGGCGAAGTGAAGCGCGGCAATTTCTGGGGGCTGCCGGTCAACTTCCTCGCGTTCTCGCTCGTCACGGTGATCACGACGGCCGCGACCTTGCCCGTGTTCGGCGAACTCATCACCGACCCGGTCGAGACGGTCGGCCGCATCGACCATCCGACCGCGGTGATCCTCGGCGCGCTGACGTTCACGATCGCGACGATCGGCATCAACATCGTCGCGAACTTCGTGTCGCCCGCGTTCGACTTCTCGAACGTCGCGCCGCGCCTGATCAGCTGGCGCGCGGGCGGGATGCTCGCGGCCGTCGCGTCGATCTTCATCACGCCGTGGAACCTGTTCAACAACCCGGCCGTGATCCACTACACGCTCGACGTGCTCGGCGCGTTCATCGGCCCGCTGTACGGCGTGCTGATCGCCGACTTCTACCTCGTCAAGCGCGGCCGGCTCGTGCGCGACGACCTGTACACGATGTCGGAGAGCGGGACGTACTGGTACACGGGCGGCGTGAACCGCCGCGCGCTCGCCGCGCTGTTGCCGGCCGCGGTGATCGCGATCGTGTGCGTGATGGTGCCGGGCTGGCAGGGCGTCGCGAACTTCTCGTGGTTCATCGGCGCGGGGCTCGGCTTCGTGTTCTACCGGCTGCTCGTGAACCCGAAGGCCTGA